The proteins below come from a single Ochotona princeps isolate mOchPri1 chromosome 13, mOchPri1.hap1, whole genome shotgun sequence genomic window:
- the LOC101531426 gene encoding prefoldin subunit 3-like yields MAAAKDGCGIVVATDKGQRLHLGIPEAEFVEDIDSFMSQPGNETAESVLKKLEEQYQKYRFMDLNLALKKRRLKKQIPEIKQTLDILKYMQKKKESTNSLQTRFLLADNLYCKALIPPTDKVCLWLGANIMLEYDTDEAEALLKNNLATATKNLNCLEEDLDFLRDQFTTTKVNMARVFNWDIQRRNEADSTESNA; encoded by the coding sequence ATGGCGGCCGCTAAGGACGGTTGTGGCATTGTAGTGGCCACAGACAAGGGGCAGCGGCTTCATCTGGGGATTCCTGAGGCGGAGTTTGTGGAAGATATTGATTCCTTCATGAGTCAGCCTGGAAATGAGACCGCAGAATCAGTACTAAAGAAGCTAGAAGAGCAGTACCAGAAGTACAGATTTATGGACCTCAACCTTGCCCTAAAGAAAAGGAGGCTAAAGAAACAGATTCCTGAAATCAAGCAGACTTTGGACATCTTGAAATATATGCAGAAGAAAAAAGAGTCCACCAATTCACTGCAGACCAGATTCTTACTAGCAGACAATCTGTACTGCAAAGCTTTGATTCCTCCAACTGATAAAGTGTGCCTGTGGCTGGGGGCTAACATAATGCTGGAATATGACACTGACGAAGCTGAGGCACTGTTGAAAAACAACTTAGCAACCGCTACAAAGAATCTTAATTGTCTTGAGGAAGACCTTGATTTTCTTCGAGATCAGTTTACTACCACAAAAGTCAACATGGCCAGGGTTTTTAACTGGGATATACAACGAAGAAATGAAGCTGACTCTACCGAAAGCAACGCCTAA